A stretch of Mesoplodon densirostris isolate mMesDen1 chromosome 7, mMesDen1 primary haplotype, whole genome shotgun sequence DNA encodes these proteins:
- the TMEM80 gene encoding transmembrane protein 80 isoform X1: MAVSRRGRASSTVLSSLPLQMLLYLSGTYYALYFLATFLLAMYKSQVFTYPHSYLVLDLTLLFLMGILEAVRLYFGTKGNLMEAEVPLAASLVLTVGGALLSVYFLLWQTLVLWADAALSAMLLALHGLEAVLQVVAIAAFEG, encoded by the exons ATGGCGGTCTCGCGGCGAG GGAGAGCTTCCTCCACGGTG CTCTCATCGCTCCCTCTTCAGATGCTGCTCTATCTGAGTGGAACATACTATGCCCTTTATTTCCTAGCTACGTTCCTGCTGGCCATGTATAAAA GTCAGGTTTTCACTTATCCTCACAGTTACCTGGTCCTCGACCTGACTCTGCTCTTTCTGATGGGGATTCTGGAAGCAGTTCGGTTATACTTCG GCACCAAGGGCAACCTGATGGAAGCCGAGGTACCGCTGGCCGCCAGCCTGGTCCTCACGGTGGGCGGTGCCCTGCTGTCCGTCTACTTCCTGCTCTGGCAGACCCTGGTGCTGTGGGCAGACGCGGCCCTCAGCGCCATGCTCCTGGCGCTCCACGGCCTGGAGGCCGTCCTGCAGGTGGTGGCCATCGCCGCCTTCGAGGGCTAG
- the TMEM80 gene encoding transmembrane protein 80 isoform X2, protein MLLYLSGTYYALYFLATFLLAMYKSQVFTYPHSYLVLDLTLLFLMGILEAVRLYFGTKGNLMEAEVPLAASLVLTVGGALLSVYFLLWQTLVLWADAALSAMLLALHGLEAVLQVVAIAAFEG, encoded by the exons ATGCTGCTCTATCTGAGTGGAACATACTATGCCCTTTATTTCCTAGCTACGTTCCTGCTGGCCATGTATAAAA GTCAGGTTTTCACTTATCCTCACAGTTACCTGGTCCTCGACCTGACTCTGCTCTTTCTGATGGGGATTCTGGAAGCAGTTCGGTTATACTTCG GCACCAAGGGCAACCTGATGGAAGCCGAGGTACCGCTGGCCGCCAGCCTGGTCCTCACGGTGGGCGGTGCCCTGCTGTCCGTCTACTTCCTGCTCTGGCAGACCCTGGTGCTGTGGGCAGACGCGGCCCTCAGCGCCATGCTCCTGGCGCTCCACGGCCTGGAGGCCGTCCTGCAGGTGGTGGCCATCGCCGCCTTCGAGGGCTAG